A portion of the Roseimicrobium gellanilyticum genome contains these proteins:
- a CDS encoding beta strand repeat-containing protein, with translation MPPSVVLRRCSSRSSSSWFKTKVVGLACIAVAFTSLTVHAQSVWSSGDTVWSDPSAWLPIGVPGSHDSMHLVFHGDYSYTTTNDLGGFTLNELVVNSAAGNTVRVAGDTSNQITFTRSSLAELPELKVSGAGNTTIAAPLVYSGNATVTNAGSGLLFLEGNQTFGLGTKQTFINAGSGTISLADDVTYSTTGSGTGLVLNFVNSNTAANSFNVGDLGGLTNVTFNVGGAGTVRFGGASVGDLFSGSAILNVREGAAFDFNANGEGMGAIMGAGTINIRGGVGVSIAGYYEVSGKLTGSTNSPNVTVEGGSHTLVLSGSASDYTGATTVNSGRLIVNANAPNGGTGVTGALGNATSEVVMGNTTGTANATLLIGKAGVSIGRNIRIRTGNTGIARLGGLNDSGTVTYSGNVIMGSNTAAAKGLTVQTTTGGTVAFTGNLLRASGATGNTDTLNVTGGGTAILGGANTFTGATTVSGGTLVLDYTVNNGSKLSQTASLTLNGGSLNVLGNSTGATNQTVSGLLLGNSTGVLGGGGRFVVIGGQDNDATVILGAITRNTAATIDFATVNTGVGTARIGTTTKNTSGGILGSYATFNRSDWAAVNGMDYITALDASSYTTSFGTGLHTSIGSNTGVTTGGATSHTLRITGTAAVTFATAADTLTLESGGVLVTPNAGATSIGSSSVRGNLASSTGEILIHQNSTAGALTVHSVISGATTVTKSGDGVLILTGTNTYTGGTYINGGTVQISASANLGAATSHVFINGATLIITGVNALPGAGTGTDGRQITIGSAGAILDVRANQSFQRGNIKGSGTLTKIGAGTMSFGSSSNTFNGDLVINEGVVLFNSNQLSSVGLITVNNGGTYEVNDDGTDSFNSSNNTPGGTRFVINGDGYQGNGAIRLTDQNAANTSPLLDPRTTLNREVFLQTTSRIQVDNGTSPGSFSLLRLTGNVTGTGGLVKTGAGGLELSARDNSYAGDTEVQNGILAINLGNDRLPTGTKVTLGLGGNSGVLKLNGFSQTIAGLTTSGSGVANAVIGGDAANTSLLEVKVASGSQNYAGSLGGTGTTFQAGNNHANNNLAFVKSGAGTLELSGASTYTGSTTVVEGTLVVSNNQALGAGGVGYAAGDGGTTVKSGATLDLNGQSNVYEVITLNGSGVGGGGALVNNNTSSVASVGGGIASFSVSSVTSTGWSANASVSIASPTFGMEAFATTQLGLTSATFTVTNGGTNFSLTNGRVNVIGGGGSGAVVVPVLGVTSDSYTVTSGTTTYSVAPTVTLQNGATGVAILDGNGKVVGITVTNAGTNFRAAPTVTFSGGIVISQGTDPTVTGRSDRFTVVAVEVVSAGTGYTEAPIVTITGNTGGIAAVAETNDTNFVLNGLALIDPGYGYTPDAPIPVTVSGGTATVTANASAIHLASDSSVGGAGDLILNPVITGEHALTKVGAGVTTLAEANTYTGGTTVSEGTLLATNFSGSATGTGNVTVASGATLGGTGYVGRAAGSAASPEANMNITVSSGAKLMVGKTHNQTIANDGAPSVLTLQTGGDGVTSGVISLLGTVQFDIYNRDPGVNSPLYANDLLVLKSANEVAINGVLQVRDTTSTSMLDWAIGDSWKLIDWAGVLPGVNHSGGFHTFELPDLALGLKWDTSQIYTTGFISVVVVPEPGRGVLFIVAFGAALLRRRRRRCESSS, from the coding sequence ATGCCCCCATCTGTAGTACTCCGTCGTTGTTCCTCCCGCAGCTCTTCATCCTGGTTCAAGACTAAAGTCGTTGGTCTTGCGTGCATCGCCGTTGCCTTCACCAGCCTGACGGTGCATGCGCAGTCCGTCTGGTCCTCTGGTGATACTGTGTGGAGTGATCCGTCTGCGTGGCTTCCCATTGGAGTGCCGGGCAGCCATGATTCCATGCACCTTGTGTTCCATGGTGATTACAGTTACACCACGACCAATGACCTTGGCGGGTTCACGTTGAACGAGCTCGTCGTCAACTCGGCAGCAGGGAACACTGTCAGGGTGGCGGGTGATACATCAAATCAGATCACTTTTACGCGTTCCAGTCTGGCTGAGCTTCCTGAGCTCAAGGTGAGCGGTGCAGGTAACACCACGATTGCGGCTCCCCTCGTCTACAGCGGAAACGCAACCGTGACCAATGCCGGCTCTGGCTTGCTGTTTCTGGAGGGGAACCAGACTTTTGGCCTTGGCACCAAACAAACGTTCATCAATGCCGGCTCCGGTACGATTTCACTGGCAGATGATGTCACTTATTCCACCACTGGTTCAGGGACAGGTTTGGTTCTGAACTTCGTCAACAGCAACACCGCGGCGAACAGTTTCAATGTCGGCGATCTGGGAGGCTTGACCAACGTGACATTCAATGTCGGCGGTGCTGGCACCGTGCGTTTCGGTGGCGCCAGTGTTGGAGATCTGTTCTCGGGATCTGCCATTCTTAACGTTCGGGAGGGAGCTGCCTTTGACTTCAATGCCAATGGTGAAGGCATGGGAGCGATCATGGGGGCTGGAACCATCAATATCAGGGGCGGCGTCGGGGTAAGCATCGCCGGTTACTATGAAGTCTCTGGAAAACTCACCGGCTCAACCAACTCGCCGAACGTTACAGTTGAGGGAGGGAGCCACACGCTCGTGCTTTCTGGTTCTGCAAGCGACTACACAGGTGCCACCACCGTGAATAGCGGCCGTCTCATTGTAAATGCCAACGCACCGAATGGTGGTACTGGAGTCACGGGAGCTTTGGGAAATGCAACTTCGGAAGTAGTCATGGGCAACACGACAGGCACGGCCAACGCCACCCTGCTCATTGGGAAAGCCGGGGTCAGCATTGGCCGCAATATCCGCATACGCACGGGGAACACAGGGATTGCAAGGCTTGGCGGTCTCAATGACTCTGGTACTGTCACCTACAGCGGTAATGTCATCATGGGTAGCAATACTGCTGCTGCCAAAGGCCTCACGGTGCAAACGACCACTGGAGGCACGGTCGCTTTCACGGGCAATCTCCTGCGCGCGAGTGGTGCGACGGGGAATACTGACACTCTCAACGTGACTGGAGGTGGGACTGCCATCCTCGGGGGCGCCAATACCTTCACGGGCGCTACTACCGTGAGTGGTGGCACCCTCGTCCTGGACTATACGGTCAACAACGGTTCCAAACTCAGCCAGACAGCGTCACTGACTCTCAATGGTGGCTCGTTGAACGTGCTGGGCAACAGCACCGGTGCGACGAATCAGACGGTCAGCGGATTGCTCTTGGGAAACAGCACCGGTGTTCTGGGAGGTGGAGGACGTTTTGTGGTCATCGGCGGCCAGGACAATGATGCCACTGTGATTCTCGGGGCCATCACCCGGAACACCGCTGCTACCATCGACTTTGCTACGGTGAACACGGGTGTGGGTACGGCGCGTATTGGCACCACTACCAAAAACACATCGGGGGGAATCCTGGGGAGCTATGCCACCTTCAACCGATCCGACTGGGCTGCGGTGAATGGGATGGACTACATCACTGCACTGGATGCATCGAGCTACACCACAAGCTTTGGTACGGGCTTGCACACCAGCATAGGTAGCAACACAGGCGTGACTACGGGAGGAGCGACCAGCCATACCTTGCGGATCACTGGTACGGCAGCAGTCACCTTTGCTACAGCAGCTGATACGCTGACTCTGGAGAGCGGTGGCGTGCTCGTGACGCCCAATGCCGGGGCGACCAGCATCGGTAGCTCCAGTGTCCGTGGGAACCTGGCCTCCAGCACGGGTGAGATTCTCATCCATCAAAACAGCACGGCAGGCGCTCTTACAGTTCACTCTGTGATTTCAGGCGCGACGACTGTGACAAAATCTGGCGATGGCGTGCTGATTCTTACTGGGACCAACACGTATACGGGAGGCACCTACATCAATGGAGGTACGGTGCAGATATCCGCCTCCGCGAACTTGGGAGCGGCCACCTCTCATGTCTTCATCAACGGCGCCACATTGATCATTACGGGAGTCAATGCTCTGCCCGGTGCAGGTACCGGCACGGATGGGCGCCAGATCACGATTGGATCAGCCGGAGCGATTCTGGATGTCCGTGCGAACCAGTCGTTTCAACGGGGAAATATCAAGGGTTCTGGTACTCTGACGAAAATTGGCGCTGGTACCATGTCCTTTGGATCCAGTTCCAACACGTTCAACGGTGATCTTGTCATCAATGAGGGGGTGGTGCTTTTTAACAGCAATCAGCTCAGCAGTGTGGGATTGATCACCGTGAACAACGGCGGCACCTACGAGGTGAACGACGACGGCACGGACAGTTTCAACTCGTCCAACAACACTCCAGGCGGAACGCGCTTCGTGATCAATGGCGACGGCTATCAAGGCAATGGCGCCATTCGCTTGACTGACCAGAATGCTGCGAACACGAGCCCGCTCCTCGATCCAAGAACCACGCTCAACCGTGAAGTGTTCCTCCAAACCACCTCGCGTATCCAGGTGGACAATGGCACGTCACCTGGCAGCTTTTCCTTGCTGAGGCTCACCGGCAATGTCACCGGTACAGGTGGCCTTGTGAAAACCGGCGCAGGCGGCCTGGAACTCTCAGCAAGAGACAACTCCTATGCTGGCGACACTGAAGTGCAGAACGGCATTCTCGCGATCAACCTCGGCAACGATCGCCTTCCTACTGGGACGAAGGTGACGTTGGGATTGGGTGGCAATTCCGGTGTGCTGAAGCTCAATGGCTTCTCTCAAACCATCGCTGGACTCACCACGTCAGGTTCTGGGGTGGCAAATGCTGTGATCGGCGGTGACGCAGCGAACACGAGCTTGCTGGAGGTGAAGGTTGCTTCTGGTTCGCAGAACTATGCAGGCTCCTTGGGTGGAACAGGAACCACTTTCCAAGCGGGGAACAACCACGCCAACAACAACCTGGCCTTCGTCAAAAGTGGTGCGGGTACTCTGGAGCTTTCTGGAGCGAGTACTTACACTGGTTCGACGACCGTGGTGGAGGGGACCCTTGTCGTCAGCAATAACCAGGCGCTTGGTGCTGGCGGGGTGGGGTACGCGGCGGGTGATGGAGGGACCACCGTGAAGTCCGGGGCTACGCTGGATCTGAACGGGCAGTCCAACGTGTATGAGGTGATCACCTTGAATGGTTCCGGAGTCGGAGGCGGAGGAGCGTTGGTGAACAACAACACCTCTTCCGTGGCGAGTGTTGGCGGCGGCATAGCTTCCTTCAGTGTGTCCTCGGTCACCTCCACGGGCTGGTCTGCGAATGCCAGTGTCTCCATCGCTTCGCCCACCTTCGGGATGGAGGCCTTCGCCACGACACAACTCGGCCTGACCAGTGCCACGTTCACCGTGACCAATGGAGGCACCAACTTTAGCCTCACCAATGGCAGGGTAAACGTAATCGGAGGTGGGGGCTCCGGTGCGGTGGTGGTTCCTGTACTGGGTGTGACCTCGGATTCCTACACGGTCACCTCCGGCACCACGACCTACTCGGTGGCTCCTACGGTCACGCTTCAGAATGGCGCCACAGGTGTGGCCATATTGGATGGGAACGGTAAGGTGGTGGGTATCACGGTTACCAATGCTGGTACCAATTTCCGGGCTGCACCCACGGTCACCTTCTCCGGGGGCATTGTCATTTCGCAGGGAACGGATCCTACGGTCACGGGCAGGAGTGATCGCTTCACAGTCGTCGCCGTGGAGGTGGTGAGTGCCGGTACTGGCTATACTGAGGCTCCCATCGTAACCATTACGGGCAATACGGGCGGTATAGCCGCCGTCGCTGAAACCAATGACACCAACTTCGTGCTCAATGGACTGGCTCTCATCGATCCGGGATATGGCTATACCCCCGATGCGCCGATCCCTGTGACGGTCAGCGGAGGCACCGCCACAGTCACTGCGAATGCCTCCGCCATCCACCTCGCCTCAGACTCCAGTGTCGGCGGAGCTGGCGACCTAATCTTGAATCCCGTCATCACTGGAGAACACGCATTGACCAAGGTTGGCGCCGGAGTCACCACGCTCGCAGAAGCGAACACGTATACTGGAGGCACCACCGTCAGCGAAGGCACGCTTCTGGCTACGAACTTCAGTGGCTCTGCGACTGGCACGGGTAATGTCACTGTGGCGTCCGGGGCCACCTTGGGAGGCACCGGTTATGTAGGACGTGCAGCAGGCTCTGCGGCATCGCCAGAAGCGAACATGAACATCACCGTCTCCTCCGGTGCGAAGCTCATGGTGGGGAAAACTCACAATCAGACAATCGCCAATGATGGTGCTCCCTCCGTGCTCACACTCCAGACGGGCGGTGACGGTGTCACCAGTGGTGTCATATCGCTCCTCGGCACCGTTCAGTTTGATATCTACAACCGTGATCCCGGGGTGAACAGCCCGCTCTATGCCAATGATCTGCTCGTGCTCAAGAGCGCCAATGAGGTGGCTATCAATGGGGTTCTGCAGGTTCGGGATACTACCAGCACCTCCATGTTGGATTGGGCCATCGGAGATTCATGGAAGCTAATCGACTGGGCGGGCGTCCTTCCTGGAGTCAATCACAGCGGTGGCTTTCACACGTTTGAGCTTCCTGACCTTGCCTTGGGTCTGAAATGGGATACCAGCCAGATTTACACGACCGGCTTTATCTCCGTCGTGGTCGTTCCCGAGCCTGGCCGCGGGGTGTTGTTCATCGTGGCGTTCGGTGCGGCTTTGCTTCGTCGGAGAAGGCGACGCTGTGAAAGCTCCTCGTAG
- a CDS encoding metallopeptidase, whose product MRSPLLYSLFIALLSIASMALAEDKKADEIPRIRPDQPSSRTTRIIEGWTVRIDERLLAPPHAALGKRALDLLEAKLTDISTVMAPEPLEKCRKVVVVLDLSHGGLTSMQYHPSADWLKDNGYAEDLAKCVHIPVAERFANARHNFIQPWCVLHELSHAYHDQVLGFENPRVRRVWDKYVAADRGARVLKIDGVKVRHYAMTNHKEFFAEMSEAYFGTNDFFPFVHGELKEGEPETFALLQEIWGAVAGR is encoded by the coding sequence ATGCGCTCTCCTCTCTTGTATTCCCTCTTCATTGCGTTGCTCAGCATTGCCAGCATGGCCTTGGCTGAAGACAAAAAGGCAGATGAAATTCCGCGCATCAGACCGGATCAACCCAGCTCCCGCACCACGCGAATTATCGAGGGGTGGACAGTGCGTATTGATGAACGGCTCCTCGCCCCGCCTCACGCCGCTCTTGGTAAGCGGGCTCTCGATCTTCTGGAGGCGAAACTGACGGACATCTCCACCGTGATGGCGCCCGAACCGCTGGAGAAGTGCCGGAAGGTGGTCGTGGTGCTGGACCTGTCCCATGGAGGACTCACCTCCATGCAGTACCATCCGTCAGCAGATTGGCTCAAGGACAACGGTTATGCTGAAGATCTCGCCAAGTGTGTGCACATCCCGGTGGCGGAACGGTTTGCCAATGCACGGCACAATTTTATCCAGCCCTGGTGTGTGCTGCATGAACTCTCACATGCTTATCACGATCAAGTGTTGGGTTTTGAAAATCCTCGCGTGAGACGGGTGTGGGACAAGTATGTGGCTGCGGATCGTGGCGCTCGCGTGCTGAAGATTGATGGAGTCAAGGTGCGCCACTATGCGATGACGAATCACAAAGAGTTCTTTGCGGAGATGTCCGAGGCCTATTTTGGCACCAACGATTTCTTCCCATTTGTGCACGGAGAACTGAAGGAGGGGGAGCCGGAGACGTTTGCATTGCTCCAGGAGATTTGGGGGGCTGTGGCGGGGCGATAG
- a CDS encoding sialate O-acetylesterase produces the protein MKSLAFLAALSALMVAPSMAAVRLHPLFAENAVFQCDKPVPVWGWADMGEEVAVTFADQSKTVKADEQGKWMVKLDAMKASAIPGVLTAKGTNTITAKNILVGEVWLGSGQSNMAMTVNRAKDFEKEKQAAELPQIRMFTVKSTPSDKPQSICEGQWVECSPDTVAGFSATAYFFGREIHRELKLPVGIINSSVGGTPIDSWISAEAQRASADLKPLIAELEGNAKVLDPAMAQAQYEKQLERWEALSKQARTEGKPVPRKPQNPLEVRKRKGNIGGLYNGKIAPLVPYALRGVLWYQGEANTTPQKASFYQYQLPLLVNEWRGQWGEELPFAWVQLPNYANRADGWCLVREAMLKTLKLPKTGMAVTIDVGEAKDIHPKNKQAVGQRLALWALGSVYGKTREFSGPLLDGHDVEKGRVVLSFTHADGLTAKEGELKEFLIAGEDRQWKPAKAEIVDGKVQVSNPEVPAPVAVRYAWKDNCLATLFNSAGLPASPFRTDDWPVKLEEPPVRPVRAKAAKPSTTVSETPKVQPQQ, from the coding sequence ATGAAATCCCTTGCCTTCCTCGCTGCCCTGTCAGCTCTGATGGTCGCGCCTTCCATGGCGGCGGTCCGCTTGCATCCGCTCTTTGCGGAGAATGCCGTTTTCCAGTGTGATAAGCCCGTGCCGGTATGGGGATGGGCTGACATGGGTGAGGAAGTCGCTGTGACCTTCGCTGATCAATCGAAGACTGTGAAAGCTGATGAGCAGGGCAAGTGGATGGTGAAACTGGATGCCATGAAAGCCTCTGCCATTCCTGGTGTGCTGACGGCCAAAGGAACGAATACCATCACGGCGAAGAATATTCTCGTGGGTGAAGTCTGGCTTGGCTCGGGCCAGTCCAACATGGCCATGACGGTGAACCGAGCGAAGGACTTCGAGAAGGAGAAGCAGGCTGCCGAGCTGCCGCAGATCCGCATGTTCACCGTGAAGTCCACACCATCAGATAAGCCCCAGTCCATATGCGAGGGACAGTGGGTGGAGTGTAGTCCAGATACTGTGGCTGGCTTCTCAGCGACCGCGTACTTCTTCGGCCGTGAGATTCATCGGGAGTTGAAGCTGCCCGTAGGAATCATCAATTCCTCGGTGGGTGGCACGCCGATTGACTCGTGGATCTCCGCGGAGGCGCAGCGTGCGTCAGCCGATTTGAAACCGCTTATTGCCGAGCTGGAGGGCAACGCGAAAGTACTCGACCCCGCAATGGCGCAGGCCCAGTACGAGAAGCAACTGGAGCGCTGGGAAGCTCTCTCCAAGCAAGCGCGCACCGAGGGCAAGCCTGTGCCCCGCAAGCCGCAAAACCCGCTCGAAGTGCGCAAGCGGAAGGGAAACATCGGTGGTCTGTACAATGGGAAGATCGCACCGCTTGTGCCCTATGCTTTGCGTGGAGTGCTGTGGTATCAGGGCGAGGCAAACACGACACCGCAGAAGGCATCCTTCTATCAGTATCAGCTGCCGCTGCTCGTGAATGAATGGCGCGGGCAGTGGGGTGAGGAGCTGCCCTTTGCCTGGGTGCAGCTTCCCAACTACGCCAATCGTGCCGATGGCTGGTGCCTCGTGCGTGAGGCGATGCTCAAAACCCTCAAGCTCCCAAAGACCGGCATGGCAGTCACTATCGATGTGGGCGAGGCGAAGGACATCCATCCCAAGAACAAACAGGCTGTGGGCCAGCGACTCGCCCTGTGGGCGCTGGGTAGCGTGTACGGGAAGACGCGTGAATTCAGCGGCCCCTTGCTTGACGGCCACGATGTAGAGAAAGGCAGGGTGGTGCTCTCCTTTACCCACGCGGACGGCCTCACTGCGAAAGAAGGAGAACTTAAAGAGTTCCTCATTGCGGGAGAAGACCGTCAATGGAAGCCGGCGAAAGCCGAGATTGTGGATGGCAAAGTCCAGGTCTCCAATCCTGAGGTGCCGGCGCCTGTCGCGGTGCGCTATGCATGGAAAGACAACTGCCTGGCGACACTCTTCAACAGCGCAGGCCTTCCTGCATCGCCTTTCCGCACGGATGATTGGCCGGTGAAACTGGAAGAGCCGCCCGTGCGGCCTGTACGTGCGAAGGCTGCAAAACCGAGTACTACTGTTAGTGAGACACCCAAGGTTCAACCACAACAGTAG
- the fbaA gene encoding class II fructose-bisphosphate aldolase — protein sequence MPIATPAQYRAMLDAAQAGDYAYPAINITSLSTLTGAMKAFADAKSDGIIQVSTGGGEFASGVSVKDMALGAIVLAEAAHRLAERFNVLIALHTDHCQPGKVEKFLKPLIAETAKRRAEGKGNLFNSHMLDASELPLAENMKLSKELLVECAKNEIILEVEAGVVGGEEDGVDHGDQPNEKLYTSPEDMVEVYESLNGIGRFMFAATFGNVHGSYKPGAVKLKPTILSDGQAAVIAKYGKEAEFDLVFHGGSGTPLEEIRETLGYGVVKMNIDTDTQYAYTRPIAEHMFKNYDGVLKVDGEIGDKKIYDPRGYLKKAEQGLCERLKQACDDLRSTGKTIYGKV from the coding sequence ATGCCTATTGCTACTCCCGCTCAGTACCGCGCCATGCTGGACGCCGCCCAAGCCGGCGACTACGCCTATCCGGCCATCAACATCACCTCCCTGTCCACCCTCACCGGTGCCATGAAGGCCTTTGCTGATGCCAAGTCAGACGGCATCATCCAGGTGAGCACCGGTGGTGGCGAGTTCGCCTCGGGCGTGTCAGTGAAGGACATGGCCCTCGGTGCCATCGTACTCGCAGAGGCCGCGCACCGCCTCGCGGAGCGCTTCAATGTTCTCATCGCCCTCCACACCGACCACTGCCAGCCTGGCAAGGTGGAGAAATTCCTCAAGCCGCTCATCGCCGAGACCGCCAAGCGCCGCGCCGAGGGCAAGGGCAACCTCTTCAACTCCCACATGCTGGATGCCTCCGAGCTTCCGCTGGCGGAGAACATGAAGCTCTCCAAGGAACTCCTCGTCGAGTGCGCCAAGAACGAAATCATCCTCGAAGTCGAAGCCGGCGTCGTGGGTGGTGAAGAAGACGGCGTGGATCACGGCGACCAGCCGAACGAGAAGCTCTACACCAGCCCTGAAGACATGGTGGAAGTGTATGAATCCCTCAACGGCATCGGCCGCTTCATGTTCGCCGCCACCTTTGGCAACGTGCACGGCAGCTACAAGCCCGGCGCGGTGAAGCTCAAGCCCACCATCCTGAGCGATGGCCAGGCTGCGGTGATTGCCAAGTACGGCAAGGAAGCTGAGTTTGACCTCGTCTTCCACGGTGGCTCCGGCACCCCGTTGGAAGAAATCCGCGAGACCCTGGGCTACGGCGTCGTGAAGATGAATATCGACACCGACACCCAGTACGCCTACACCCGCCCCATCGCAGAGCACATGTTCAAGAACTACGACGGCGTGCTCAAGGTCGATGGCGAGATTGGCGACAAGAAGATCTACGACCCCCGCGGTTATCTCAAGAAGGCGGAGCAGGGGCTCTGCGAGCGCCTCAAGCAGGCGTGTGATGACCTGCGCAGCACGGGCAAGACGATATACGGGAAGGTGTAA
- a CDS encoding iron chaperone encodes MPRGPKVNSIDEYIAEFSPEVQAILQEIRSTIQKAVPDAEEKISYQIPAFTLGGKVFIFFAAFKKHLGLYPPMKGDAKLEKETARYAGEKGNLQFPLSEPIPYALISRIAKFKAKEHAERTPAQRVKKTK; translated from the coding sequence ATGCCACGAGGACCCAAGGTCAACAGCATCGACGAATACATCGCGGAGTTCTCGCCTGAAGTGCAGGCCATCCTGCAGGAGATCCGCTCCACCATTCAGAAGGCGGTGCCGGATGCGGAGGAGAAAATCAGCTATCAGATCCCTGCTTTCACGCTCGGAGGAAAGGTGTTCATCTTCTTTGCCGCTTTCAAGAAGCACCTCGGTCTGTATCCACCCATGAAGGGGGATGCGAAGCTGGAGAAGGAAACGGCACGATATGCTGGTGAAAAGGGGAATCTGCAGTTTCCTCTCAGTGAGCCGATACCGTATGCGCTCATCAGCCGAATAGCGAAGTTCAAGGCGAAGGAGCATGCGGAACGGACGCCTGCTCAGAGGGTGAAGAAAACCAAGTAA
- a CDS encoding RNA-binding S4 domain-containing protein — MRADLYLHHIRIFKTRSLATQACNKGNVRIDGQHLKPARDLKLGETLDVERGELKLVLRVLDFPASRVGAPLVSKYVENLTPEENYVRAAEIRREKELVMPGILAAKPDKKQLRQIRELMERNL, encoded by the coding sequence ATGCGTGCCGATCTGTATCTTCATCATATCCGCATTTTCAAAACCCGCAGCCTGGCCACCCAGGCCTGCAACAAGGGCAACGTGCGCATTGATGGCCAGCACCTGAAGCCCGCACGCGATCTGAAACTGGGCGAAACCCTCGACGTCGAACGCGGTGAACTGAAACTCGTGCTTCGCGTGCTCGACTTCCCTGCCAGCCGCGTGGGTGCTCCTCTCGTGTCCAAGTATGTAGAGAACCTCACACCCGAGGAGAACTATGTTCGCGCTGCGGAAATCCGCCGCGAGAAGGAACTCGTGATGCCCGGTATCCTGGCTGCGAAGCCGGATAAGAAGCAACTCAGGCAGATTCGGGAGTTGATGGAGAGGAATCTGTAG
- the rsmB gene encoding 16S rRNA (cytosine(967)-C(5))-methyltransferase RsmB, which translates to MSAPTPPARALALQVLLDWERGETYAQDLIERHATRHQLAHRDAALLQTLVFGVLRNISLLDSWLDELCSNKRLETKVHWLLRLGVAQLLILEMPPHAAVNETVSLADGKARGLVNAVLRRAERERTELLSFAESLPPHDRLSHPDWLIERWSKQYSEQEALKLCEWNQNPASTYIRINRLHPEPLDQAAVANLATTSNPEFFRVETPPRDWLAAGRCYVQDPSTAVACELLAPQPGDVVLDACAAPGGKTAYLAQMMGNKGRIIATDAMPRRVKRMEENFERLHVTIAETPAVDWTKATAAVFGGLQFDRILIDAPCSNTGVMRRRVDVRWRLQPWFFKEMTKTQSTILDAVAPLLKPGGSLVYSTCSLDHEENEEVVQAFLQRHPALRLKETRSTLPWRNQVDGAFAALITKSSR; encoded by the coding sequence TTGTCAGCCCCCACCCCCCCCGCCCGCGCCCTTGCCCTTCAAGTCCTCCTCGACTGGGAGCGCGGTGAAACGTATGCTCAGGACCTGATCGAGCGGCACGCCACACGGCATCAGCTGGCGCACCGTGACGCCGCCCTGCTGCAGACCCTGGTGTTTGGCGTACTGCGCAACATTAGCCTGCTGGACTCATGGTTGGATGAGTTGTGCAGCAACAAGCGCCTGGAAACCAAGGTGCACTGGCTGCTGCGCCTCGGCGTGGCCCAGCTTCTGATTCTGGAGATGCCTCCCCATGCCGCGGTGAATGAAACCGTTTCACTCGCCGACGGAAAGGCGCGCGGCCTCGTGAATGCCGTGCTTCGCCGTGCGGAGCGTGAACGCACCGAGCTGCTGTCCTTCGCTGAATCGCTGCCACCTCATGACCGCCTCTCCCATCCCGACTGGCTCATCGAGCGCTGGAGCAAGCAATACAGCGAGCAGGAGGCCCTGAAGCTCTGCGAGTGGAACCAGAATCCGGCCTCCACCTACATTCGCATCAACCGGCTGCATCCTGAACCGTTGGACCAAGCTGCAGTCGCCAACCTTGCGACGACCTCGAATCCCGAATTCTTCCGCGTGGAAACTCCGCCGCGCGACTGGCTGGCTGCTGGGCGGTGCTACGTTCAGGATCCCAGCACCGCTGTCGCCTGCGAACTTCTCGCGCCGCAACCCGGAGATGTGGTACTGGATGCCTGCGCCGCTCCGGGTGGCAAGACCGCCTACCTCGCGCAGATGATGGGCAACAAAGGCCGCATCATCGCCACGGACGCCATGCCCCGACGTGTGAAACGTATGGAGGAGAACTTCGAGCGGCTCCACGTCACCATCGCCGAAACACCGGCAGTGGATTGGACGAAGGCCACGGCTGCCGTCTTTGGCGGACTGCAGTTTGACCGCATCCTGATCGATGCGCCCTGTAGCAATACAGGCGTCATGCGCCGGCGTGTGGATGTGCGCTGGAGATTGCAGCCCTGGTTTTTCAAGGAGATGACGAAGACACAGTCGACCATCCTCGATGCCGTGGCACCACTTCTGAAGCCGGGTGGCTCGCTCGTCTACAGCACCTGCAGTCTCGATCACGAGGAGAATGAAGAGGTGGTGCAGGCATTCCTTCAGCGCCACCCTGCCCTGCGACTCAAGGAAACGCGCTCCACCCTGCCCTGGCGGAATCAGGTGGATGGCGCCTTCGCCGCGTTGATCACCAAGAGCTCACGCTGA